Proteins encoded in a region of the Clostridium beijerinckii genome:
- the hcp gene encoding hydroxylamine reductase, translating into MVEKMFCYQCEQTAGGKGCTKIGVCGKTPEIAAMQDLLIYQLKGISVYAKELLSKSEKVDTSVASFVEDSLFMTLTNVNFDPKSHLIQLKKSQEIKESLRAKVKSENITSPEALYNLSDSKESILEDAEKAGIMYDENLDPDIRSLRETIKYGLKGIAAYSHQARFIKYTSDEVNDFYFKALAALADDSLTLEDLIKLAMETGTMSVKIMEVLDTANNTTYSSPLPTKVNVNIKKGPFIVVSGHDLRDLEMLLEQTEGKGINIYTHGEMLPSHGYPELNKYPHLVGNFGSAWQNQQKEFDNIPGCILMTTNCLMRPKDSYIDRIFSTSVVGFDGIKHIEKDENGYKDFSEIINKALELGGFTEDEEVKEILVGFGHKATLSHAETIINAVKDGKVKHFFLIGGCDGAKPGRNYYTEFAEKIPKDCIILTLACGKYRFNKLQFGEVAGLPRLLDVGQCNDAYSAVRIALALADAFNCTVNDLPLSIVLSWYEQKAVCDLLALLSLGVKGMYIGPSLPAFLTPNVLNFLVDNFDLKPISTPDEDLKQILG; encoded by the coding sequence ATGGTAGAAAAAATGTTTTGTTATCAGTGTGAACAAACTGCTGGGGGTAAGGGATGTACTAAAATAGGTGTGTGTGGTAAAACACCTGAAATTGCAGCAATGCAAGATTTATTAATTTATCAATTAAAAGGAATAAGTGTGTATGCAAAAGAACTTTTAAGCAAAAGTGAAAAGGTTGACACATCAGTAGCCTCTTTTGTTGAAGATTCTTTATTTATGACATTAACTAATGTTAATTTTGATCCTAAGTCTCACCTTATTCAACTTAAAAAGTCTCAAGAAATTAAAGAGTCTTTAAGAGCAAAGGTTAAATCTGAAAATATCACCTCTCCTGAAGCATTGTACAACCTAAGTGATTCTAAAGAATCTATACTTGAAGATGCTGAAAAGGCTGGAATAATGTACGATGAAAACTTAGATCCAGATATTCGTTCTCTTAGAGAAACTATAAAATATGGTTTAAAAGGAATTGCTGCTTATTCTCATCAAGCTAGATTTATAAAATATACTAGCGATGAAGTAAATGACTTCTATTTTAAGGCTTTAGCAGCTTTAGCTGATGATAGTTTAACTCTTGAAGATTTGATTAAACTTGCAATGGAAACAGGTACTATGAGTGTTAAGATTATGGAAGTTTTAGATACTGCTAATAATACTACTTATAGCTCTCCATTACCTACAAAAGTTAATGTAAATATTAAAAAAGGTCCATTCATAGTAGTATCTGGACATGATTTAAGAGATCTAGAAATGTTACTTGAGCAGACTGAGGGTAAAGGAATAAATATTTATACTCATGGAGAAATGTTACCTTCACATGGATATCCTGAATTAAATAAATATCCTCATTTAGTAGGTAATTTCGGAAGTGCATGGCAAAATCAACAAAAAGAATTTGATAATATACCTGGTTGTATTTTAATGACAACAAACTGCTTAATGAGACCAAAAGATTCTTATATAGATAGAATATTCTCAACAAGTGTTGTTGGATTTGATGGTATTAAACATATTGAAAAAGATGAAAATGGATATAAGGATTTCTCTGAAATAATAAATAAAGCTCTTGAACTTGGTGGTTTCACAGAAGACGAAGAAGTCAAAGAAATCTTAGTAGGCTTTGGGCATAAAGCTACATTAAGTCATGCTGAAACAATTATTAATGCAGTTAAAGACGGAAAAGTTAAGCACTTCTTCTTAATTGGTGGATGTGATGGTGCAAAGCCTGGAAGAAATTATTATACAGAGTTTGCTGAAAAAATTCCAAAGGACTGTATTATTCTTACTTTAGCGTGTGGAAAATATCGTTTCAACAAATTACAATTTGGTGAAGTTGCAGGACTTCCAAGATTGCTTGATGTTGGACAATGTAATGATGCATACTCAGCAGTTAGAATAGCTTTAGCTTTAGCTGATGCATTTAACTGCACAGTTAATGATCTACCTTTATCAATAGTATTGTCTTGGTATGAACAAAAAGCTGTATGTGATTTACTAGCGCTACTTTCTTTAGGCGTAAAAGGAATGTATATCGGGCCAAGCTTACCTGCTTTCTTAACTCCTAATGTATTAAATTTCTTAGTTGATAATTTCGATCTTAAACCAATCAGTACTCCTGATGAGGATTTAAAACAAATATTAGGCTAA
- a CDS encoding Crp/Fnr family transcriptional regulator has protein sequence MNIHCGNCCNNCRGGLCASKVPIFENLNRDELVEIVNRINHKEFSKGGVIFNEGNIANTLYFINEGKIKLYKYTKDGKEQILHILSEGDFFGELELIKPSKYGFNSKAIEDAKICTLTKEEMKDIMMKNPEIGIKVLETVGERLSKVENLVQNLATNDVDSRMAYLIIELMEKYGENVDGNISVKLPISREDMANYIGVTRETISRKLKKLEDENLIKIIGTKTIIIIDEEGLRNYI, from the coding sequence ATGAATATTCACTGTGGTAATTGCTGCAATAATTGCAGAGGAGGACTTTGTGCTAGTAAGGTTCCAATATTTGAAAATTTAAATAGAGACGAATTAGTGGAGATTGTAAATAGAATTAATCATAAAGAATTTAGTAAAGGCGGTGTTATTTTTAATGAAGGTAATATAGCTAATACACTTTATTTTATAAATGAAGGAAAAATAAAATTATATAAATATACTAAGGATGGTAAGGAACAGATACTACATATACTTTCAGAAGGAGATTTCTTTGGGGAATTAGAACTTATAAAACCATCTAAATATGGATTTAATTCTAAAGCTATAGAGGATGCTAAAATATGTACTCTTACTAAGGAGGAAATGAAAGATATAATGATGAAGAATCCTGAGATTGGAATAAAGGTATTAGAAACAGTAGGGGAAAGATTATCAAAAGTTGAAAATCTTGTTCAGAATTTAGCAACTAACGATGTTGACTCAAGAATGGCTTATTTAATTATAGAGCTTATGGAGAAGTATGGAGAAAATGTTGACGGTAATATTTCTGTAAAACTACCCATATCAAGGGAAGATATGGCTAATTATATTGGGGTGACGAGGGAAACCATAAGCAGGAAATTAAAAAAATTAGAAGATGAAAATTTAATAAAAATAATAGGAACAAAAACAATAATCATTATAGATGAAGAAGGTTTGAGGAATTATATATAA
- a CDS encoding FprA family A-type flavoprotein: MEQNIMLGKNIFWVGKVDDRDVPFHRLTLTKGTTYNSYLLMTEKPTVIDTVDMSFGREFVQNLNNKIELDKIKYIVINHTEPDHSGALGSLAAKAKNAVIVCTEPAVNELKEMYRLHNREFLVVSDGDTLDIGGKILKFIQTPYLHTEETMITYCEDNKILFPCDIFSTHVANYEYFNDLAQVDIKEDFITYYKLIMHPHRRYVQEMIEKIKDLDIKMIAPSHGFIIRDEVQSFIDIYDNMSKNTELDKKALILYSTMTGNTKKIANIFKEKFEEQNITSELIDVNKDPMDNIMNAINEADAIFFGSSTKYGDMIGNMEEVLKNLKTLNLENKLGAAFGSYGWSGEAIEVIQDYLNKTNLRSLNTSDIIKSTGMTDIELPLRIRFSSKEDNLKSIDRIVTYTSDLLFSTI; encoded by the coding sequence ATGGAACAAAACATTATGCTAGGTAAAAATATATTTTGGGTTGGTAAGGTAGATGATAGAGATGTGCCTTTTCATAGATTGACTTTAACTAAAGGAACTACTTATAACAGTTATTTATTAATGACAGAAAAGCCTACAGTAATTGATACTGTTGATATGAGTTTTGGAAGAGAATTTGTACAAAACTTAAATAATAAGATTGAACTTGATAAAATTAAATATATTGTAATTAATCATACAGAACCTGATCATTCTGGTGCCCTTGGAAGCTTAGCAGCCAAAGCAAAAAATGCTGTAATTGTATGCACAGAGCCAGCTGTAAATGAACTTAAAGAGATGTACAGGCTTCATAATAGAGAATTTTTAGTTGTAAGTGATGGTGATACTTTAGATATAGGAGGTAAAATTCTTAAATTTATACAAACACCATATCTTCATACTGAAGAAACTATGATAACTTATTGCGAAGATAATAAAATTTTATTCCCTTGTGATATTTTCAGTACTCATGTAGCCAATTATGAATACTTCAATGACTTAGCTCAAGTAGACATAAAGGAAGACTTTATTACTTATTATAAATTGATAATGCATCCTCACAGAAGATATGTTCAAGAAATGATTGAAAAAATCAAAGATTTAGATATAAAGATGATAGCTCCTTCTCATGGATTTATTATTAGAGATGAAGTCCAAAGCTTTATAGATATTTATGATAATATGAGCAAAAATACAGAGCTAGATAAAAAAGCACTTATTCTATACTCTACTATGACAGGGAATACAAAAAAGATTGCAAATATTTTTAAAGAAAAGTTTGAAGAGCAAAATATAACTTCAGAGCTTATTGATGTAAATAAAGATCCAATGGATAATATAATGAATGCTATTAATGAAGCTGACGCAATCTTCTTTGGCAGCTCAACTAAATATGGTGACATGATTGGAAATATGGAAGAGGTACTAAAAAATCTTAAAACTCTAAACTTAGAAAACAAGCTAGGCGCAGCATTTGGTTCTTATGGCTGGAGTGGAGAGGCTATAGAGGTTATACAAGACTATTTAAATAAAACTAATTTAAGATCATTAAATACTTCTGATATAATTAAATCTACTGGTATGACTGATATAGAATTACCTCTAAGAATTAGATTTTCATCAAAAGAAGACAACCTAAAGAGCATTGATAGAATAGTTACTTATACTAGTGATTTATTGTTTAGTACAATTTAA
- a CDS encoding flavodoxin domain-containing protein, which yields MKELRDGVYWVGATDWKVRHIHGNELSTHRGSTYNSYLIKDEKTVLIDTVWEPLTEMFLENLREVTDISKIDYVVMNHGEPDHSGALPALMEYIPNATVFVSKKGLESIQKHYHKEWNFKVVSTGEKINIGKNNLVFIEAPMLHWPDSMFTYLTGENILFSNDAFGQHYASSSIFNDEVDETEVNQEALKYYANILTPFSKLVTKKIDELKKLGVPVDMIAPAHGIIWRKDPMMIVEKYYEWAAGKSNKSVVVAYNSMWGATHKMAEFIGKGLGEAGVEYKIFNVATSDKSDILAEVFKSKGIILGSSTVNNGILTSLLPLIEDLIGLKFNEKVGAAFGSYGWGGESTDILTNYLTKAKIKVVEDGLKFKYMPNDDELEACIAFGKNFGQKVLEEF from the coding sequence ATGAAGGAACTTAGAGATGGAGTATATTGGGTTGGCGCCACCGATTGGAAAGTAAGGCATATTCATGGAAATGAATTATCTACCCATAGAGGAAGTACATATAATTCATACCTTATTAAAGATGAAAAAACGGTTCTTATAGATACTGTATGGGAGCCTTTAACAGAGATGTTTCTTGAAAATTTGAGAGAGGTAACTGATATATCTAAGATTGATTATGTTGTTATGAACCATGGGGAACCTGATCATTCAGGAGCGTTACCTGCATTAATGGAGTATATTCCTAATGCAACAGTTTTTGTTTCGAAAAAAGGTTTAGAGTCAATACAGAAGCATTATCATAAGGAGTGGAATTTTAAGGTCGTTTCAACAGGGGAGAAAATAAATATAGGTAAAAATAATCTTGTATTTATAGAAGCTCCTATGCTTCACTGGCCTGATAGTATGTTTACATATCTTACTGGAGAAAATATATTGTTTTCTAATGATGCATTTGGACAGCATTATGCATCTTCGAGCATTTTTAATGATGAAGTAGATGAAACAGAAGTTAATCAGGAAGCTCTTAAATATTACGCAAACATACTTACTCCTTTTAGTAAACTGGTTACAAAAAAAATAGATGAACTTAAAAAACTTGGAGTACCTGTAGATATGATAGCTCCAGCTCATGGCATCATTTGGAGAAAAGATCCAATGATGATAGTGGAGAAATATTATGAGTGGGCAGCCGGAAAATCAAATAAAAGTGTAGTGGTTGCATATAACTCAATGTGGGGGGCTACTCATAAAATGGCTGAATTTATAGGCAAAGGCCTAGGAGAAGCAGGGGTAGAATATAAAATATTTAATGTCGCTACTTCAGATAAAAGCGATATATTAGCCGAAGTTTTTAAATCAAAGGGAATAATACTAGGATCATCAACAGTTAATAATGGAATTTTAACTTCTTTATTACCTCTTATTGAAGACTTAATTGGATTGAAGTTTAATGAGAAAGTAGGTGCAGCTTTTGGAAGTTATGGATGGGGGGGAGAATCAACAGATATTCTTACAAACTATTTAACAAAGGCTAAAATTAAAGTTGTTGAAGATGGATTAAAGTTTAAATATATGCCAAATGATGACGAACTTGAAGCGTGCATAGCCTTTGGAAAGAATTTTGGTCAGAAAGTGTTAGAAGAATTTTAA
- a CDS encoding NAD(P)/FAD-dependent oxidoreductase — translation MEEKIVIIGSGIAAISAAKAIREIDKQSEIVIFGEEKFYPYYRIKISKGLLGNLEEDKLLIQKKKWYTDNNIQVYSDNKVTGVDTKNKEAILENGTRVPYTKLLLANGASNLTPPIKGIDKPGVFNLRTLDGALKILEYLNNVKRVLLIGGGVQNLEIANILSECGKKVIIAEFASRLMPRQLDEFASDKLKKSIEAQNIEVMLDTQVQEIFGEEKVKGFITKSGAQGACDMVIYSTGIMPNVSIAQNTDLEVNKGIVVNNKMQTNMKDIFAAGDVSEFNGRVYGLWSMAMQQGKVAGANICNQDLIFEHSAPVTSLSAFGISVFSMGYIEGDQDIDLLVEGSDNEHKYYKILISNNHIVGTIVLGDNKKFMVIKSLIENKIEVNINEAAKYSIDEFIEIISNKKGN, via the coding sequence TTGGAAGAAAAGATAGTTATTATTGGTAGTGGTATTGCAGCCATTTCAGCAGCTAAAGCAATACGAGAAATAGATAAGCAAAGTGAAATTGTTATATTTGGTGAGGAAAAGTTTTATCCATACTATCGAATTAAGATTTCTAAAGGGCTTTTAGGCAATTTGGAGGAAGATAAGCTCTTAATTCAAAAAAAGAAATGGTATACGGATAATAATATTCAGGTTTATTCTGATAATAAGGTTACAGGCGTAGATACAAAAAATAAAGAAGCAATTCTTGAAAATGGAACCCGTGTGCCTTATACTAAACTGCTTTTAGCAAATGGAGCAAGTAATCTTACGCCCCCAATTAAAGGCATAGATAAGCCAGGTGTATTTAACTTAAGAACATTAGATGGAGCTTTAAAAATTTTAGAGTATTTAAATAATGTTAAGAGAGTACTTCTTATTGGAGGGGGAGTTCAGAACTTAGAAATTGCTAATATATTATCTGAATGTGGGAAAAAAGTTATTATTGCAGAATTTGCTTCACGTTTAATGCCTCGTCAGTTAGATGAATTTGCGTCAGATAAATTAAAGAAATCAATTGAAGCTCAAAATATTGAAGTAATGCTGGATACTCAAGTACAAGAAATATTTGGGGAAGAAAAGGTCAAAGGGTTTATAACTAAGTCTGGAGCGCAAGGTGCTTGTGACATGGTTATTTATTCCACTGGAATTATGCCCAATGTTTCAATTGCCCAAAATACTGATTTAGAGGTGAATAAGGGGATAGTAGTAAATAACAAAATGCAGACTAATATGAAAGATATATTTGCTGCAGGAGATGTTTCGGAATTTAACGGTAGAGTCTATGGATTATGGAGTATGGCAATGCAGCAAGGTAAAGTTGCAGGAGCGAATATATGTAATCAAGATTTAATTTTTGAACATTCAGCACCAGTAACTTCATTAAGCGCTTTTGGAATATCTGTGTTTTCAATGGGATATATTGAAGGAGATCAAGATATAGATTTATTGGTTGAAGGATCGGATAATGAACATAAGTATTATAAAATACTTATAAGTAATAATCATATAGTTGGAACTATCGTATTAGGTGACAATAAGAAATTCATGGTGATTAAAAGTCTTATAGAAAATAAAATAGAAGTTAATATTAATGAAGCAGCTAAATATTCAATAGACGAATTTATTGAGATTATTAGCAACAAAAAAGGCAATTAG
- a CDS encoding DUF2249 domain-containing protein, translating into MLNYTATVDARIYEPKDKHPMIFKTFEGLIHGEKMELINDHDPRPLHYQFIIELPEQFEWKYIEQGPEVWRVAITKK; encoded by the coding sequence ATGTTAAATTATACTGCAACTGTAGATGCTAGAATATATGAACCGAAGGATAAACACCCAATGATTTTTAAAACTTTTGAGGGGCTAATTCATGGTGAGAAGATGGAACTTATAAATGATCATGACCCTAGACCACTTCATTATCAGTTTATAATTGAACTTCCGGAGCAATTTGAGTGGAAATATATTGAACAAGGGCCTGAGGTGTGGAGAGTTGCTATTACAAAGAAATAG
- the cooS gene encoding anaerobic carbon-monoxide dehydrogenase catalytic subunit, whose product MSEKMLEELEGFNGRVSYHDSVEEMVKRIRDDKLSNVFDRYASQEKIRCSFCLKGVSCQLCSNGPCRINEKGGQEKGVCGIDPNAMAMRNFLLKNIMGAGTYSHHAYEAFRTLKATGEGKTPFKITDVDKLKWMCEKVGIDTNQEVNKMAIDLAVLLEDQQKIDAEDKNIMVEAFAPKKRKEIWKKLAIYPAGTVHEEQNCVASCLTNVDGSHVSLAMKSLRLGIATIYNTQIGLEMVQDILFGTPKPHEVNMDLGIMDPDYVNVVFNGHQPWPGVATLLKARSAEVQNMAKAAGAKGLRIVGSIETGQELLQRFEMDEVFVGHMGNWLTIEPLLATGTVDVFAMEENCSPPAIDMYAEKYQVTLVSVSTIIDLPGIEHKIPYEPSEVDKMADKLIELAIENFKKRKERKIEPLVPKKTQKAIAGFSTEAVLGALGNKIEPLVDVIAAGKIKGVVALANCSTLRNGPQDSMTINLTKELIKRDILVVSGGCGNHALEVAGLCTVEAANEMAGEGLKEVCNMLKIPPVLSFGTCTDTGRISMLVTALADHLDVDVSELPIAVTAPEWMEQKATIDGIFALAYGTYTHLSPTPFMTGAPELVELLTEKAEDVTGGKIALGDNPVEVAENIEAHIIAKRKGMGLS is encoded by the coding sequence GTGAGTGAAAAAATGCTAGAAGAATTAGAAGGATTTAACGGAAGAGTAAGTTATCATGATTCTGTAGAGGAAATGGTAAAAAGAATAAGAGATGATAAATTATCAAATGTATTTGATAGATATGCTTCTCAAGAAAAGATAAGATGTTCGTTTTGTCTTAAAGGGGTAAGCTGTCAACTCTGTTCAAATGGTCCATGTAGAATTAATGAAAAAGGTGGCCAAGAAAAAGGTGTCTGCGGAATAGACCCTAATGCTATGGCTATGAGAAACTTTCTCCTAAAAAATATAATGGGGGCTGGTACATATAGTCATCATGCTTATGAAGCTTTTAGAACCTTAAAAGCTACTGGAGAAGGAAAAACTCCATTTAAAATTACTGATGTAGATAAACTTAAATGGATGTGTGAAAAAGTAGGAATCGATACAAATCAAGAAGTTAACAAAATGGCAATCGACTTAGCAGTATTGCTTGAAGATCAGCAAAAGATAGATGCGGAAGATAAAAATATTATGGTTGAGGCTTTCGCACCTAAGAAAAGAAAAGAAATATGGAAAAAGTTAGCTATATATCCAGCTGGTACAGTACATGAAGAGCAAAACTGTGTGGCTAGCTGCCTTACAAACGTAGATGGAAGTCATGTTTCTCTAGCCATGAAGTCACTTAGACTTGGAATCGCTACAATTTACAATACTCAAATAGGGCTTGAAATGGTTCAAGATATACTATTTGGAACTCCAAAACCACATGAAGTCAATATGGATTTAGGAATTATGGACCCAGACTATGTAAATGTAGTATTTAACGGGCATCAACCTTGGCCTGGAGTTGCAACTCTTTTAAAAGCAAGATCTGCTGAAGTTCAAAACATGGCAAAAGCTGCAGGTGCAAAAGGACTTAGAATAGTTGGTTCTATAGAAACAGGTCAAGAATTACTTCAAAGATTTGAGATGGATGAAGTTTTTGTAGGTCACATGGGTAATTGGCTTACTATAGAACCATTACTTGCTACTGGTACTGTTGACGTGTTTGCAATGGAAGAAAATTGTTCACCTCCAGCCATAGATATGTACGCAGAAAAATACCAAGTCACTTTAGTGTCTGTAAGTACTATAATTGATTTACCTGGTATTGAACATAAGATTCCTTATGAACCTTCAGAAGTTGATAAGATGGCAGATAAATTAATTGAACTTGCCATTGAAAACTTTAAAAAGAGAAAAGAAAGAAAAATTGAACCTTTAGTTCCAAAGAAAACTCAAAAAGCTATAGCTGGTTTTTCAACTGAAGCTGTTTTAGGTGCACTTGGAAATAAAATTGAACCTTTAGTGGATGTTATTGCTGCCGGAAAGATCAAAGGAGTTGTAGCTCTTGCAAATTGCTCAACTTTAAGAAATGGACCTCAAGATTCCATGACTATAAATCTTACAAAAGAGCTTATAAAAAGGGATATATTAGTTGTTAGTGGTGGATGCGGAAATCATGCTCTTGAAGTAGCGGGTCTATGTACTGTTGAAGCCGCAAATGAAATGGCAGGAGAAGGTTTAAAAGAAGTATGTAATATGCTAAAAATACCTCCAGTATTAAGTTTCGGAACTTGTACTGATACTGGCAGAATTTCAATGCTAGTTACTGCTCTTGCAGATCACTTAGATGTTGATGTATCAGAACTTCCAATAGCCGTTACTGCTCCAGAATGGATGGAACAAAAAGCAACTATAGATGGAATTTTTGCACTAGCTTATGGTACTTATACTCATCTATCTCCTACTCCTTTTATGACTGGCGCTCCTGAATTAGTAGAACTTTTAACAGAAAAAGCAGAAGATGTAACTGGTGGTAAGATAGCCCTAGGTGATAATCCTGTTGAAGTAGCTGAAAATATCGAAGCTCATATTATTGCAAAAAGAAAAGGTATGGGATTAAGCTAA
- a CDS encoding DUF438 domain-containing protein, which translates to MNTTKIKELTDVLEKLNKHGVSDELRKEALEIVSDINPIELSIAEQNLIEKGMNPQDLRHLCDIHMEVLKDELDKIKTKIKPGHVVDTFIIEHEKILGFLTELEEINSRIQKSDNYDSCAKEFDSLKTVIDNILDAEKHHLREEQVLFSEMEERKITGPTRIMRMEHDDLRGKKKSLKAIAENASKSEFKEVKEKVDDTSKYIVFNLRDHIFKENYILYPTAIEAIKDNEIWDDMKSRCDEIGYCSFTPKE; encoded by the coding sequence ATGAATACTACAAAAATTAAAGAGTTAACAGATGTTTTGGAAAAATTAAACAAACATGGAGTTTCAGATGAACTAAGAAAAGAAGCTTTAGAAATTGTTTCAGATATAAATCCAATTGAGTTATCAATTGCAGAACAAAATTTAATAGAAAAAGGAATGAATCCGCAAGATCTAAGGCATCTTTGTGATATTCACATGGAAGTCTTAAAGGATGAACTTGATAAAATTAAAACAAAAATTAAACCAGGACATGTTGTTGATACATTTATTATTGAGCATGAGAAAATCCTTGGATTTTTAACAGAACTTGAGGAGATTAATTCGAGAATTCAAAAATCAGATAATTATGATAGCTGCGCAAAAGAATTCGATTCATTGAAAACTGTTATTGATAACATTTTGGATGCAGAAAAGCATCATTTAAGAGAAGAGCAAGTTTTATTTTCAGAGATGGAAGAGAGAAAGATTACTGGTCCAACTAGAATAATGAGAATGGAACATGATGATTTAAGAGGGAAGAAGAAGTCCTTAAAAGCAATAGCTGAAAATGCTTCTAAATCTGAGTTTAAGGAAGTAAAAGAAAAAGTAGATGATACATCAAAGTATATAGTATTTAACTTAAGAGATCACATATTTAAGGAAAATTATATTTTATACCCTACAGCAATAGAAGCTATAAAAGATAATGAAATATGGGATGATATGAAAAGTAGATGTGATGAAATAGGATATTGCAGTTTTACTCCTAAAGAGTAA
- a CDS encoding cupin domain-containing protein codes for MKIEKISEKIEYSEEKFTKRVLFNENRVLNFVLNFKPGQGVPPHNHEQSDLIVHVLVGEGELGVDGSSHKIIQGDVIHCKGTEIFSLKNTGEKDMSCFVILAPNPSAIYSKEV; via the coding sequence ATGAAAATAGAAAAAATATCGGAAAAAATTGAATATAGTGAAGAAAAATTTACTAAGAGAGTTCTTTTTAATGAGAACAGAGTACTTAACTTTGTCTTAAATTTTAAGCCAGGTCAAGGAGTACCACCTCACAACCATGAACAAAGCGATTTAATTGTTCATGTTCTTGTAGGAGAAGGCGAACTGGGGGTAGATGGAAGTTCACATAAGATTATTCAAGGAGATGTAATACACTGCAAAGGAACTGAAATCTTTAGTTTAAAAAATACTGGAGAGAAAGATATGTCTTGCTTTGTAATACTCGCTCCAAATCCATCAGCAATTTATTCAAAAGAGGTATAA
- a CDS encoding methyl-accepting chemotaxis protein, with protein MNLFRNKKIKDLENKQSIDGEETIMKAKKLHDDTSNFFQKMSGLLAGIVKQHHRVDDQHDVLGKLADEVKGHMNAISSLTENTNDLTDKLYFEGNNLIEITKDTVNKSYEGKSAIEEIVKVVRFLEGENRNNTENINELARRFSKVNEVVKLITNIANQTNLLALNAAIEAARAGEQGKGFAIVAGEIRNLAEMTKQSTKDISVLIGNIEDETNIVINNSDKSKEVIAKGVNASVNAAEKIEESLSSIGKVEQEVRKVIEILTNQKRHIENMSKEIINVDEILRVTSKTITNHIEEASIVDRQLEEMKMQLESYS; from the coding sequence ATGAACCTATTTAGAAATAAGAAAATTAAAGATTTAGAAAATAAGCAATCAATTGATGGTGAAGAAACTATAATGAAGGCAAAAAAATTGCACGATGATACTAGTAATTTTTTTCAGAAAATGAGTGGATTATTAGCGGGGATTGTAAAACAACATCATAGAGTAGATGATCAACATGATGTTTTAGGAAAGCTTGCTGATGAAGTGAAGGGACATATGAATGCGATTTCTAGTTTGACAGAAAATACTAATGACTTGACAGATAAATTATATTTTGAAGGGAATAATCTTATCGAAATTACAAAAGATACAGTTAATAAATCATATGAAGGCAAAAGTGCTATTGAGGAAATTGTCAAAGTAGTAAGATTTCTAGAAGGTGAGAATAGGAATAATACTGAAAATATAAATGAATTGGCAAGACGGTTTAGTAAAGTCAATGAGGTTGTAAAGTTAATAACTAATATAGCCAATCAAACTAATTTACTAGCTTTGAATGCTGCAATAGAAGCAGCAAGGGCTGGAGAACAAGGGAAAGGATTTGCGATAGTTGCGGGTGAAATAAGAAATCTAGCAGAAATGACTAAGCAAAGCACTAAGGATATTTCAGTGTTAATTGGTAATATAGAAGATGAAACAAATATCGTTATAAATAATTCAGATAAATCTAAAGAAGTTATTGCTAAAGGGGTTAATGCATCAGTGAATGCGGCAGAAAAGATAGAAGAAAGCTTATCTTCTATAGGAAAAGTTGAGCAGGAAGTAAGGAAAGTAATAGAAATTTTAACAAATCAAAAACGACATATCGAAAATATGAGTAAAGAAATAATAAATGTGGATGAAATTTTAAGAGTGACATCAAAAACTATAACAAATCACATAGAAGAGGCAAGTATTGTAGATAGGCAATTAGAAGAAATGAAAATGCAATTAGAATCTTATAGTTAA